Within the Anguilla rostrata isolate EN2019 chromosome 6, ASM1855537v3, whole genome shotgun sequence genome, the region catcgttagaaagcttatactctcgcctaccgaataaatgaattgtaaatctagtcagactgtaccaaaaagggcgacgacgccgtaaacaacaggtgtggtgttacgcacagctattttggaagatacccaggcgtcacagatgcgcctatatttcccaaacggattgtccaagacaatatatgaccacgcagtctcaaaagggacatctctacacgtaaaaccaacagtaaggttttatatttattcaatatttagtcccagatattgactgtagaatgacatggtatcattttaaaaaactttttctcgtttatttcgttattcagtgagcagcgttttcactgctgtataggcatatcttagggctattgtcgggtttatcttgttgctatgacggaatacgattttttagtggtgaaagaatattttttatgaatgccaagatagacaatattgtccattatgtcaagggtggggggtgttttttagatgagactgcagggagggggtgtgtgttaaatgaacgacgggagcgacaatggtggggctgcgaaactccgttttcggcatagttgtcatgtatcgtctactaatgaaactgaaacaacgcgtttctgttttcatcttctgttttgcagtagcaccgaatgtttgagtttagtaatttaggcacgcgggcgtgcccaccactaggggcaatgcgctaagaggttaagctgattttggatcaagataaCAAGGGGAAaagatttaagtgactttgaaagagggttcattattggggcacagatggcagaaacttcagtcacaaagactgctcgaCTAGCTAGTGTTtaaataggaacagtgactaaagtgacatctgcatttagatctatgagaaaaacatcagtaaatagggtggttgaaagcacacattcgatgaccgtgatgctcgtgcattagtgcgatacgtaaggagaaacagaaggtgactgagaatgtcaaagCAGGATGTgttcagactgtgtcagcaagaacggTCTGTTGGTAACTACATAGAAAGAGATATCATAATAGGGTTGCAGGGCATAAACCCTTCATTAcagagacaaatgcacatttgagaattcagtggtgcaaaaaccataggcactggtctacagagatgtggaaaaaagtgatatggtcagattaACATCAGTATTTGAgtggaagtattttatttttgctgtcaaaaatgaatggagcccaatgGGGAAACTTGCTTTTTGAGAGGAAATCATAGatatcagcagggggcgacattgCATCCagtgctgaggttgagaaccgaAAGCTGGCCCCttgcccaacaccttactaagacactttatgttggtttttcctttaatttgtcacccctCTAAAGGACTAATCACTGTCACTGAGTCATCAGACCTCAACGAAGGTGACTAACTCTGAATGACTGGAatttttctccatttatttttgcttctgtgatatctttaaatataaaagaaacaGAGACATATACTAGCAAATGCTTCCAGCCGACCTTGTGATCACAGTATGTTGTTGGTTTAATGGCTTATTAGAAAATCATTGTGGTATGAACATTGTGATGGAATTAAATTGGAATTGAATTGCTTAAcaggtggcacagtggtgtaAACATGCAAAAGAAGAAGCAAGAAATCAATATTACTCATGAAATGCTCTTCATAAACATATGTTTCAAAACATGGATCTGACTACATCCCTGATTGTTTTGCTCATGACTTCAGAATATGCTCCATTTCTATGAACTCAGTGAACTgtcattaacattaacaaaacAGAAGAGTATTGTcagaaatattctgaaatgCTGCATACCCATCAGTGAAATCAATGtggatgaaaaaatataatagtTAGACTTGGGAATTGACTAATAATGAGTCTGCAACATTTTCACTGTGCCTAATAAATACAGATCGGCAggtactatgtgtgtgtgtgtatgtgtgtgttagtcacAAAGAAAGGGAGATGATAAACCCTGAGGGTAACAGAGAAGTGTTTAGTGAATAGATCTAAATATTGTTTCTGCACTAAAACATGCCTGATGCAGTATTTTTACTACTGGTCACACCAATGACTTGACTTGCATTGTttgatttataataaaaaacagataaaaccaagacagtatttatttgatatttacGGTGGCACAGTTTATATTCatgtaataattattttgtgatttttcaCCCCAAAATACTTCTTGACAAAAGATATTACACCTCAGTACCACAGATCTTCTATTAGGGACAGTGCATGCAAGTATGTGCTCTCTTTCTAGGTATCTGCATCCAGTAGCTGCAGTTCTTCTCTCCTATAGAGGCAAACTTACAGTTGTTTTctgggttccctggtgtcctgagGTGTTCTAAGCAGGTTTACAATTCGCTGAATCTCAGATGCTGGTGAAACAAAcatcttgtttgttttaaaccaAGGCCTCCATTTCGTGATGGGGAGCTACTGTAATAGTAGGCAGGTGTGTTCATGTTAACATGTCTGAGTTCAGGCAGGTGGCAATTGGCTgaaattatgaatatttcatcAGACATGCATTTTACTTGACACAGCAACATGCAATAGCAGTTTGCACAAAATATAAGCACCAGTCCTGAAATGTATGCATAATTTCATTAGGTGTGTTGTTCAGAAGGCAACACGAAACAACATTTATCAATTCTCGATAACATTACTAAAATACATCAGActattaaaaaacacacacacacacatttgcctGGCAGTTATTTGATAAATTGATAACTTTCCAGGTGAAGTTATAAATTAGCTtgtacaaaatgtataaatcagTTACTAGAAAAAGAGCGCACAGGAACACTTAAATCAGTTGTCAATCAACTGTAAAAACTGAGTTTCTATGAAAGTGAATATCACTTAGATGATGTCCACCTGCAATCACCctgttaaaaaattataattttagaGGATGTCATGATGTATATTCCAAGTTGCtcaaatatgtacagtatgtctgatAAATTGTCAAATAATGTAGCATCTCAGATGTACACTGATAAAATCCCATATGTTGGACTTGTTGAAACTAGAACGAATAGGTAATTAATTCAAAGCTGGTATTAAGAATTCCACTCTAATAAAGCTCTACAAGATAAAGATAAAGGGAAGCTCATACAGTACGACTGCAATCACCTTTCAGGAAATACGTTGATATTTGAGGAATGTGGagtgaatattttaaaagtaacaaTGAGCTTTAGTGTTTTTTGGAACCAAggataaaataatgcataaatgaTAGGATTTAAAGTGGAATTAAAGTAACCGAGCCAAACAAATACATCAAAAACAATGGCAGGCGTGGCAAAGTTAGTGTAAGGATCAATTAATGAATTTACAAAGAAAGGCAACCAGCAAATAATAAAGACACCCACTACAATCCCCAGTGTCTTTGCTGCTTTCTGCTCAGAACGTTGAGACGGTTTGTTCCTATTTTCCTCATTcactgttattttatgtttcatgtCTTCAATCTTTCTTGCATGCTCCCTGGccaccaaaaatatttttgtatacaAACCCATCataacaaaacaaggcaaaaaaaatgctATCAAAGTGTCCAGAGCACCCCATAAAGcattaaataaaagaacacaatCACCCAAACAATATATCGATGCAATGTAGTCTTCCAGGCCCTTCACATTTGCCTTTGAATAAAGAAGACCATAGGAATATGCAGCTGCGATGATCCAACTCAGAGCACTCATGAGCCATGCAATGGGGATGGTTATTCTTGTGGAATAATGCAGTGGATTGCACACTGCCTGATAGCGGTCTATGGCAATGGAAATCAGATGAAAAATAGAGACTGATGTAAGGAACATATCAAAACTGGAGTGCAGTAAACAGAAGGCATCCCCAAAGTACCAGCAGCCTTCAACAGATCTGATCATGCTGAAGGGCATCACACTCATTCCAAGTAGCAGGTCTGCCACTGCCAAAGACATCACCAGTATGTTTGTTGGTGTATGGAGCTGTTTAAAGTGCGCAATGGAGATGATGACGACCAAGTTCCCCAAAATTGTGATAACCATTCCtgtcacaaagaaaatatacaagaTGACCTGTGCTGCAATGGGTTGATTGCCTTTAAAACAGGATCCATTAGTTGATGGATAACAGTACTGCTGTGCATCAGGTTCCTGGTGTACTAAAGCATCCATCCACCTGTTTCCTCACCCTCTCAAAaccaaaaagaataaatgtacTCAGTAATTAATCTTGTTGCTCATATTTTTGTCATCTGTAGTTTGACAGGGCTGCAGCATTGAATGTGTCATAAAAGAACAGCACTATTTATACACTTGTTCCAGGAGGATCCCCTATGAGACAGCTATATCTCCTTTAACAAAAGATCACATGCTGTGGATCAGTAATGCATATGAAATTATGCAAGGAAAATGGGAGGGTTATTTGTCGTGAATGTGGAACTcgcacagaaacaaaacacgTAGGAAGAAAccaatattgtacatttttttgtcactcATTAAGTGCTTGCCAGTCAGGGTTATTGAGTCTTTTTAACCTAATTTGTCTACACCCACACAGTTACTGACTGTACCAGGGGGCCACATAATATCCTTAACTGGTacaaaacatttgaatgtgctagaatgtgtttatatatgtattgaATTTAATGTGACTTACACTGACTGGATATTCTGTCTTGGGAGCAGAAtcagaaatcagaaaaataatcTCTTAACACCACATTTGATTTTAGGGTAATCAGCTCCCTTAAACAAGCTGAGGTCGGTGATCAGATCCCTGAATTTACAGTAATCATCTTCCTTAACAGTTGTCATTACATTTAAACCATGCTCTTCCACATATCTATTGTCTTTGCTGAGTAGTATTAAAAGGAGCGTAACATTCTGAAAACCTTAACAGCAGCTCATTTTGATtgcattcttttaaattttattcaatttaatttaaggTTGTTGGTGTACCACTACACATCCCTTCCTCAAAAATAACTATCATTTTTCAGAAACAGACATTCTCGTATGCATGCGAGGattgtttaatttttcagtCAACTAATGATGactttaaaaaacgtttttgcaTCGAAAGGGTTTCAACAGCATAATAAATATTGCTGTATCACATAGAAGATCCATATACTATGGTCAGGAAGCATAATCCTGAAtctgccagtgctgactgtggttTGCAGTTGCTAAGGATGCACATGATTAACTATAGCACTGCCCAGAGATGGAGGGATTCAGGCAGGAAATTGCCTTCCTCTTCATACAATACCGTGTTGATCAATCAGGTGCCTTGTATTATTTGTTCCAGCTGCACTTTGCAGGAAAAGTTAGTGAAGTTCAAtatcatttttgtattattattattattattattattattattattattattattatttctttattattttttaattt harbors:
- the LOC135258041 gene encoding trace amine-associated receptor 13c-like, yielding MDALVHQEPDAQQYCYPSTNGSCFKGNQPIAAQVILYIFFVTGMVITILGNLVVIISIAHFKQLHTPTNILVMSLAVADLLLGMSVMPFSMIRSVEGCWYFGDAFCLLHSSFDMFLTSVSIFHLISIAIDRYQAVCNPLHYSTRITIPIAWLMSALSWIIAAAYSYGLLYSKANVKGLEDYIASIYCLGDCVLLFNALWGALDTLIAFFLPCFVMMGLYTKIFLVAREHARKIEDMKHKITVNEENRNKPSQRSEQKAAKTLGIVVGVFIICWLPFFVNSLIDPYTNFATPAIVFDVFVWLGYFNSTLNPIIYALFYPWFQKTLKLIVTFKIFTPHSSNINVFPER